A genomic segment from Tessaracoccus defluvii encodes:
- a CDS encoding ABC transporter permease, with product MRHGTLVLGLVGIGIVVALAVVGLFWMPFDPAANGPTPLAPPGWPHLLGTDAFGSDIFSRIINGAKVCLLVSLVSVSAAALVGVPIGIFAGMTRGWVSEIPSRLSDILYGFPALLLAILLAAAVGGSTWTAMAAIAISTVPAFVRIARAATYQVMSLGYVEAARVAGTPPVRIALRHVLPNIAPVLGVQASVSAGIAILAEAGLSYLGLGSGIDSPTWGRMLRDAQDQIFHAPHLAIWPGVAIAVATLGFNLLGDGLRDLLDPRLREVA from the coding sequence ATGAGACACGGCACGCTCGTCCTGGGCCTCGTCGGCATCGGCATCGTGGTGGCGCTCGCCGTCGTCGGCCTCTTCTGGATGCCGTTCGACCCGGCAGCCAACGGGCCGACGCCGCTCGCCCCGCCCGGCTGGCCGCACCTGCTCGGCACGGACGCGTTCGGCTCCGACATCTTCTCCCGCATCATCAACGGCGCGAAGGTGTGCCTGCTGGTGAGCCTCGTCTCCGTGTCGGCCGCAGCCCTGGTGGGCGTGCCGATCGGCATCTTCGCCGGCATGACGCGCGGCTGGGTGAGCGAGATCCCGTCGCGGCTGTCGGACATCCTCTACGGCTTCCCAGCCCTCCTGCTCGCGATCCTGCTGGCCGCAGCCGTCGGCGGCTCCACCTGGACGGCGATGGCCGCGATCGCGATCTCCACCGTGCCCGCCTTCGTGCGCATCGCCAGGGCGGCGACGTACCAGGTCATGAGCCTCGGGTACGTCGAGGCGGCCCGCGTCGCAGGCACCCCGCCGGTCCGCATCGCCCTGCGGCACGTGCTGCCGAACATCGCCCCCGTGCTCGGGGTGCAGGCCTCGGTGAGCGCAGGCATCGCGATCCTGGCGGAGGCGGGGCTGAGCTACCTGGGGCTGGGCTCCGGGATCGACTCGCCGACCTGGGGCCGGATGCTGCGCGATGCGCAGGACCAGATCTTCCACGCGCCGCACCTGGCCATCTGGCCCGGCGTGGCCATCGCCGTCGCCACCCTGGGCTTCAACCTGCTCGGCGACGGGCTGCGCGACCTGCTCGACCCACGGCTCAGGGAGGTCGCATGA